A region of Flavobacterium album DNA encodes the following proteins:
- a CDS encoding chloride channel protein: MVIFAILNCIAMPNYAFRKIYPFVKYQKLIAVSLIIGFLAALLAVSLKKMTDHYEEVLSGQSQGNVLFIILFPFFGLSLIYILRQYLFKKKENKGIKEVFESTATGKGLPSYKIPSHFINGLITVSFGGSTGIEVSTVVSSAAIGSLAQEKEKFFKRYKTELICAGITAGITALFCTPFAGLLFAYEVVSKKAGKIFLLTNILAAAIAYGFILLIGEKPLFALNITQWHLRAAPWFAVLGVLCGINAVYLTKCVMFFKKQFLKIASNYYRILAGAAAISAMIFILPQLYGDGYHAIRENLLTANTITLTLPLAIVFFGILLLKPVITSITLSAGGDGGVFAPSIFIGAFLGLFVAVLLNTYFDAGVIPINFMVIGMAAMLSAGIHAPFTALFLICGLVGDYTLFLPVLIVCLISKYTAKAIYPYTVYSLSTNAK; this comes from the coding sequence ATGGTTATTTTTGCAATACTCAATTGTATTGCAATGCCTAACTATGCTTTCCGGAAAATATATCCTTTCGTAAAATACCAGAAATTAATTGCTGTATCCCTTATCATAGGATTCCTTGCGGCGCTTCTTGCCGTATCCTTAAAAAAGATGACCGACCATTATGAAGAAGTGCTGTCTGGCCAGTCGCAGGGTAATGTTTTGTTCATAATACTCTTCCCCTTCTTCGGGCTGTCACTCATCTACATATTAAGGCAATACCTGTTTAAGAAAAAGGAGAACAAGGGCATTAAGGAAGTATTTGAAAGCACCGCTACAGGCAAGGGGCTGCCATCGTATAAAATACCTTCGCATTTCATAAACGGGCTCATCACGGTGAGCTTTGGGGGAAGCACGGGCATTGAAGTCTCTACCGTAGTATCTTCGGCAGCTATAGGCTCATTGGCACAGGAGAAAGAAAAATTCTTTAAACGATACAAGACCGAACTGATATGTGCGGGCATCACGGCAGGCATTACCGCCTTGTTCTGTACACCGTTTGCCGGGCTGCTGTTCGCTTACGAAGTGGTTTCAAAAAAAGCCGGCAAAATATTCTTATTGACCAATATCCTTGCGGCAGCAATTGCCTATGGATTCATTCTGCTTATCGGTGAAAAGCCACTCTTTGCGCTCAATATTACGCAATGGCACCTTCGTGCAGCTCCATGGTTTGCCGTGCTGGGTGTGCTGTGCGGGATTAATGCCGTGTACCTTACCAAATGCGTGATGTTCTTTAAAAAGCAGTTCTTAAAAATTGCAAGCAATTATTACAGGATACTTGCGGGAGCAGCGGCTATAAGCGCCATGATTTTCATACTGCCACAGCTATACGGGGATGGCTACCATGCCATACGTGAAAACCTGCTTACGGCCAACACAATAACTTTGACACTACCGCTTGCCATTGTGTTTTTTGGCATCCTGCTTTTAAAGCCGGTCATAACCTCCATTACGCTTTCCGCGGGTGGCGATGGCGGTGTGTTTGCCCCGAGTATTTTCATAGGCGCTTTCCTCGGGCTTTTTGTGGCAGTGCTACTCAACACGTATTTTGATGCAGGCGTTATCCCGATCAACTTTATGGTAATAGGGATGGCGGCTATGCTGAGCGCGGGGATCCATGCGCCTTTTACAGCTTTGTTCCTTATCTGTGGGCTGGTGGGCGACTATACGCTCTTCCTGCCTGTATTGATCGTTTGCCTGATCTCAAAATATACTGCAAAAGCGATCTATCCTTATACGGTTTACAGCCTGTCAACCAACGCCAAATGA
- a CDS encoding HPP family protein, whose protein sequence is MPIKKIKRNYRKARYVFYKETLIDYKEHFWAFVGSFIGLGTIAFLQYKALTEQDIVFLIGSFGASCVLVYGVIQSPLAQPRNLIGGHVISAIIGVTVQKLLPDILWLAAPLAVSLSIVFMQITKTLHPPGGATALIAVTASPEIKEMGYMYVVTPVLTGCLILLAAALIFNNMTKNRQYPSPLAVSKIKRFRRQFKRSIKP, encoded by the coding sequence ATGCCGATAAAGAAGATTAAACGCAATTACCGTAAAGCACGCTATGTATTTTATAAAGAGACCCTTATTGACTATAAGGAACATTTTTGGGCATTCGTGGGTTCGTTTATCGGGCTTGGTACTATTGCTTTCCTGCAATATAAAGCCCTAACGGAACAGGATATCGTTTTCCTGATAGGTTCGTTCGGGGCATCATGCGTTTTGGTTTACGGGGTGATACAAAGCCCGCTGGCGCAGCCCCGCAATCTCATTGGCGGTCACGTTATCTCGGCTATTATAGGCGTTACGGTACAAAAGCTGCTTCCGGATATACTGTGGCTTGCAGCGCCGCTGGCTGTTTCCTTATCTATCGTATTCATGCAGATAACCAAAACACTGCACCCTCCCGGCGGGGCCACTGCACTTATCGCTGTAACTGCATCGCCCGAAATAAAGGAAATGGGCTATATGTATGTAGTTACACCCGTACTCACAGGATGCCTTATATTACTTGCCGCAGCGCTTATCTTTAATAACATGACGAAGAACAGGCAGTATCCTTCTCCGCTCGCGGTCAGCAAGATAAAACGGTTCAGGAGGCAGTTCAAAAGATCAATTAAACCCTGA
- a CDS encoding VOC family protein, producing MKIPSSYLPVMPYLILEKAPEFLEYAKKVFGAKEQMIVPGEGERSIMHGEIKIHDAVIMFAQSNENWGQKSAGMFLFVENVDTVYNAGIEQGGTSLYAPMQQDYGYSAGFEDPFGNQWWITQGE from the coding sequence ATGAAAATACCATCATCTTACCTGCCGGTAATGCCTTACCTCATCCTTGAAAAGGCCCCGGAATTTCTGGAATATGCAAAAAAAGTATTTGGAGCCAAAGAGCAAATGATCGTTCCCGGCGAAGGGGAGCGCAGCATTATGCACGGCGAGATAAAGATACATGATGCCGTGATCATGTTTGCCCAAAGCAACGAGAACTGGGGACAAAAGTCAGCCGGAATGTTTTTGTTTGTAGAAAATGTAGACACAGTTTATAATGCCGGGATTGAACAGGGTGGCACATCGCTCTATGCGCCGATGCAGCAGGACTATGGCTACTCGGCGGGGTTTGAAGACCCTTTTGGCAACCAGTGGTGGATAACACAGGGAGAATAG
- a CDS encoding IS1096 element passenger TnpR family protein yields MVYKFRVILDTEEDIFRDIAILEEDTLEDLHNAIVNAFGFDGLEIASFYTCDDEWIQDEEIPLFDTGDTPGEQKTMADYVLSSILDRDNNKIIYVYDFLNMWTFFVELAAIEEPETGVSYPDLLFVHGVMPATAPDMAFGADGVDDDLYGEFDDDYDEEDMDMFDDDHNMGDLGLDDHNWN; encoded by the coding sequence ATGGTTTATAAATTTAGGGTAATACTCGATACGGAAGAGGATATTTTCAGGGACATTGCTATCCTTGAGGAAGATACGCTGGAAGACCTGCACAACGCCATTGTGAATGCTTTTGGCTTTGACGGGCTTGAGATCGCTTCGTTCTACACCTGCGATGATGAATGGATACAGGATGAGGAAATACCATTGTTCGATACAGGCGATACGCCGGGCGAGCAAAAGACAATGGCCGATTACGTACTCAGCAGCATACTTGACAGGGATAATAACAAGATCATATACGTATATGATTTCCTCAATATGTGGACGTTCTTTGTAGAACTTGCCGCTATCGAGGAGCCGGAAACCGGAGTCAGCTACCCGGACCTGCTTTTTGTTCATGGTGTAATGCCTGCCACCGCGCCTGATATGGCTTTTGGGGCCGATGGCGTTGACGATGACCTGTATGGTGAATTTGACGATGACTACGACGAGGAAGACATGGATATGTTCGACGACGACCACAACATGGGCGACCTTGGCCTTGACGACCATAATTGGAATTAG
- a CDS encoding nucleoid-associated protein, whose translation MINLFNTHIESLSVHRVGNKSRNEAIFLSEQPYGLTDEIVPLLKEYFFKPFRDKEENYFQFAHDVHLDYHDMYNFATEIFTNPGSVHEVSKKITKHLFEQSNHPHIKNGEVYISYFTHLTIDNNPVDAIGIFKSEIKTDFLQFEEKGSNLEILLQQGINLNKLDKGCIIFNYKKEDGYKILTIDSNRYDARYWLEHFLSVDAFQDENFITKKYLKFCQDFAKDVVLPAEDKKEEVMFMNRSVNYFAKNDDFEETNFLNEVLDNPDLIPEFKNYKEEKAPKYSIEDVTSFPIANAAVTDARKKMKNVISLDTNIQIKLDFINPESAEKFVEKGWDEEKQMYYYLVYFNKEQKA comes from the coding sequence ATGATCAACCTATTCAACACGCACATTGAGAGCCTGTCCGTACACCGCGTAGGCAATAAGAGCCGTAATGAGGCTATATTTTTATCGGAACAGCCGTATGGCCTTACCGACGAGATTGTTCCGCTATTGAAGGAATATTTCTTTAAGCCTTTCAGGGACAAGGAAGAAAATTACTTCCAGTTCGCGCACGACGTGCATTTGGATTACCACGACATGTACAACTTCGCTACCGAGATCTTTACCAACCCGGGATCGGTGCACGAAGTGTCTAAAAAAATAACAAAGCACCTTTTTGAGCAGTCGAACCACCCGCACATCAAGAATGGCGAGGTGTACATAAGCTACTTTACGCACCTTACCATTGATAATAATCCGGTAGACGCTATCGGTATTTTCAAAAGCGAGATAAAGACCGACTTCCTGCAGTTTGAGGAAAAAGGCAGCAACCTCGAAATCCTGCTGCAACAGGGTATCAACCTGAACAAGCTGGATAAAGGCTGTATCATTTTCAATTACAAAAAAGAAGACGGCTACAAAATATTGACCATAGACAGCAACCGTTATGACGCTCGCTATTGGCTGGAGCATTTTCTTTCGGTAGATGCTTTCCAGGATGAGAACTTCATCACGAAGAAATACCTGAAATTCTGCCAGGATTTTGCAAAGGATGTCGTGCTTCCTGCCGAAGACAAGAAAGAAGAGGTAATGTTCATGAACCGTTCGGTAAACTACTTTGCCAAAAACGATGATTTTGAGGAAACCAACTTCCTTAACGAAGTCCTTGACAACCCGGACCTCATCCCTGAATTTAAAAATTACAAAGAAGAGAAAGCCCCGAAATACAGCATCGAGGACGTGACTTCCTTCCCTATTGCCAACGCAGCCGTAACGGATGCCCGCAAGAAGATGAAGAATGTAATCAGCCTGGACACGAATATCCAGATAAAGCTGGACTTCATCAATCCGGAAAGCGCCGAAAAATTTGTAGAAAAAGGCTGGGATGAAGAAAAGCAGATGTATTACTACCTGGTGTATTTTAATAAAGAACAGAAGGCATAG